In Carya illinoinensis cultivar Pawnee chromosome 7, C.illinoinensisPawnee_v1, whole genome shotgun sequence, the following are encoded in one genomic region:
- the LOC122315821 gene encoding lon protease 2-like, with the protein MALLQLIPSSSSSLSSKPTLNPNNIPSPLNPNPSLFSRRTNSLRRQRTNSLRCSASSFSEKHHTNPPKSNDVVELPLFPLPLVLFPGAILPLQIFEFRYRMMMHTLLQTDLRFGVIYSDAVSGTSDVGCVGEVVKHERLVDDRFFLICKGQERFRVTNLVRTKPYLVAEVTWLEDRPSGDGEEDLEALANEVEVHMKDVIRLSNRLGGKPEKEAQDLRRNLFPTPFSFFVGSTFEGAPREQQALLELEDTAARLKREKETLRNTLNYLTAASAVKDVFPSS; encoded by the coding sequence ATGGCTCTTCTTCAGCTCATTCCTTCCTCCTCTTCGTCTCTCTCTAGCAAACCCACTTTAAACCCTAATAACATTCCCTCTCCCTTAAACCCAAACCCTTCGTTATTTTCAAGGAGAACTAATTCCCTCCGCAGACAGCGAACCAACTCTCTTCGGTGTTCCGCTTCCTCTTTCTCCGAGAAGCACCATACGAATCCTCCCAAGTCCAACGACGTCGTAGAGCTCCCCCTCTTCCCTCTACCGCTCGTGTTGTTTCCTGGCGCGATTCTCCCCCTACAGATCTTCGAGTTCCGGTATCGGATGATGATGCACACTCTCCTCCAGACCGATCTCCGCTTCGGCGTCATATACTCCGACGCTGTTTCGGGCACCTCCGACGTCGGATGCGTCGGAGAGGTGGTCAAGCACGAGCGCCTCGTCGACGACCGGTTCTTCCTCATCTGCAAGGGACAGGAGCGGTTCAGAGTGACCAACCTCGTCCGCACCAAGCCGTACCTCGTCGCCGAGGTGACGTGGCTGGAAGACCGGCCGTCCGGGGACGGGGAAGAGGATCTAGAGGCACTGGCGAACGAGGTCGAGGTGCACATGAAGGACGTGATTAGGCTTTCGAACCGGCTCGGCGGGAAGCCGGAGAAGGAGGCGCAAGACCTTCGGCGGAACCTGTTTCCGACCCCGTTTTCGTTCTTCGTCGGAAGCACCTTCGAGGGCGCCCCGAGGGAGCAGCAGGCCTTGCTTGAGTTGGAGGACACCGCCGCGAGGCTGAAGAGGGAGAAGGAGACATTGAGGAACACGCTCAATTACTTGACGGCGGCTTCTGCGGTTAAGGATGTATTTCCTTCTTCGTAA
- the LOC122315591 gene encoding thioredoxin H-type 2-like, whose product MAEEGQVISCHTVDAWKLHTQNGIESKKLVVVDFTASWCGPCRAIAPVLAEIAKKMPEVTFLKVDVDELTTVAEEYAVQAMPTFVFLKEGKVVDTVVGAKKDELQLTIAKHATATATAAA is encoded by the exons ATGGCGGAAGAGGGCCAAGTGATTAGCTGCCACACCGTTGATGCTTGGAAACTGCACACGCAGAATGGAATCGAGTCCAAGAAACTG GTGGTGGTGGATTTCACGGCTTCATGGTGCGGGCCATGCCGTGCCATTGCCCCAGTTCTAGCAGAGATTGCAAAGAAGATGCCCGAGGTCACATTCCTGAAGGTTGATGTGGATGAATTAACG ACTGTAGCTGAGGAGTATGCAGTGCAGGCGATGCCGACCTTTGTGTTCCTTAAAGAAGGCAAAGTGGTGGACACGGTTGTGGGTGCAAAGAAAGACGAGTTGCAGCTGACTATAGCAAAGCATGCCACAGCCACAGCCACTGCTGCTGCTTGA
- the LOC122315590 gene encoding beta-galactosidase 5-like, with product METLSVSISKLLVLLFTTLVVGSELIQCSVTYDKKAIIINGRRRILISGSIHYPRSTPEMWEDLIMKAKDGGLDVIDTYVFWNGHEPSPGNYNFEGRYDLVRFIKTVQKVGLYAHLRIGPYICAEWNFGGFPVWLKYVPGISFRTDNEPFKMAMEGFTQKIVQMMKNERLFASQGGPIILSQIENEYGPESKAFGGAGHAYINWAAKMAVGLNTGVPWVMCKEDDAPDPVINACNGFYCDAFSPNKPYKPTMWTEAWSGWFTEFGGTVNQRPVQDLAFAVARFIQKGGSYVNYYMYHGGTNFGRTAGGPFITTSYDYDAPIDEYGLIRQPKHGHLKELHKAIKLCEHALVFSDPVVTPLGTYQQAHVFSSGRRRCAAFLANYHSNSAARVIFNNMHYNLPPWSISILPDCRNVVFNTARVGVQTSQMQMLPVDSQLFSWEAYDEDILSVEDHSTMTAVGLLEQINVTRDASDYLWYITSVNIHPSESFLRGQKPTLSVQSTGHAVHIFINGQYSGSAFGTREQRQFTFTGPVNLHAGRNRIALLSIAVGLPNIGLHYEMWQTGILGPVFLYGLDEGKKDLSLQKWSYQVGLKGEAMNLVSPDRVSSVDWIRGSLAIQSQRPLKWYKAYFNAPRGHEPLALDMRSMGKGQVWINGQSIGRYWMAYAKGDCSTCSYAGTFRPTKCQLGCGQPTQRWYHVPRSWLKPTRNLLIVFEELGGDASKISLVRRSVTSVCADSYEHHPTIDNYSVEGHGESNMMHQAKVHLQCATGQSISTIKFASFGTPSGTCGSFQKGTCHAPNSLEVLEKKCVGQESCMVTMSDTKFGADPCPNVLKRLSVEANCSSVSTTTEINSRR from the exons atgGAAACTCTCTCAGTTTCCATTTCCAAGCTTCTAGTGTTGCTCTTCACGACCTTGGTTGTTGGTTCTGAGCTGATCCAGTGCAGTGTCACCTACGATAAGAAGGCTATCATCATCAATGGCCGAAGGAGAATCCTCATCTCCGGCTCCATTCACTATCCCAGAAGCACACCTGAA ATGTGGGAGGACCTTATTATGAAGGCCAAAGATGGAGGCTTGGATGTCATAGACACATATGTGTTTTGGAATGGTCATGAACCTTCACCTGGCAAT tataattttgaagggaGGTACGATTTGGTACGGTTCATTAAGACAGTTCAGAAAGTAGGACTCTATGCTCATCTCCGCATTGGACCATATATCTGTGCAGAGTGGAACTTTGG TGGATTCCCTGTTTGGCTGAAGTATGTTCCTGGAATCAGCTTCAGAACAGATAATGAGCCTTTCAAG ATGGCAATGGAAGGCTTCACCCAGAAGATTGTCCAGATGATGAAGAACGAGAGGCTATTTGCATCACAAGGAGGTCCCATCATCCTTTCTCAG ATTGAAAATGAATATGGGCCGGAGAGTAAGGCTTTCGGAGGTGCCGGGCATGCCTACATAAATTGGGCGGCCAAAATGGCTGTTGGATTGAATACAGGAGTCCCATGGGTGATGTGCAAGGAAGACGATGCTCCAGATCCCGTG ATAAACGCATGTAATGGTTTTTACTGTGATGCTTTCTCTCCCAACAAACCCTACAAGCCTACCATGTGGACCGAGGCTTGGAGTGGCTG gtTCACAGAGTTCGGAGGCACAGTTAACCAGAGACCAGTTCAAGATTTGGCATTTGCAGTTGCTCGTTTCATACAAAAGGGTGGCTCATATGTTAACTACTACATG TATCATGGAGGAACCAACTTCGGACGCACTGCTGGTGGCCCATTCATTACGACAAGTTATGACTATGATGCTCCAATTGATGAATATG GTTTGATCAGGCAACCTAAACATGGTCATCTGAAGGAACTTCATAAAGCTATTAAGCTATGTGAACATGCTTTAGTTTTTTCAGATCCCGTTGTTACTCCATTAGGAACCTATCAGCAG GCACATGTATTCTCTTCAGGGCGAAGACGCTGTGCAGCTTTTCTTGCAAACTATCATTCAAATTCTGCTGCTAGGGTGATATTCAACAACATGCACTACAATTTGCCTCCTTGGTCAATTAGCATCCTTCCAGACTGCAGAAATGTGGTATTTAATACTGCAAGG GTTGGAGTTCAAACTTCACAAATGCAAATGTTGCCAGTTGATTCCCAATTGTTCTCGTGGGAGGCTTATGATGAAGATATTTTGTCTGTAGAAGACCATTCAACAATGACAGCTGTTGGACTGTTGGAGCAAATAAATGTTACCagagatgctagtgactatctATGGTACATAACCAG tGTTAACATTCATCCATCGGAATCATTTCTGCGAGGACAAAAGCCCACTCTTAGTGTGCAGTCAACTGGCCATGCTGTTCATATCTTCATCAATGGGCAATATTCAG GATCAGCCTTTGGGACCAGGGAACAGAGGCAATTCACATTTACTGGACCAGTCAACCTGCATGCAGGAAGAAATAGAATTGCACTACTCAGCATAGCTGTGGGATTACCG AACATTGGGTTGCATTATGAGATGTGGCAAACAGGAATCCTTGGTCCAGTTTTTCTTTATGGTCTtgatgaaggaaaaaaagactTATCATTGCAAAAATGGTCCTATCAG GTTGGTCTGAAAGGAGAGGCAATGAATTTGGTCTCTCCTGATAGAGTCTCATCTGTTGATTGGATCCGTGGATCACTAGCTATCCAAAGCCAGCGTCCGTTGAAATGGTACAAG GCTTATTTCAATGCACCTAGAGGACATGAGCCATTGGCTTTAGACATGAGGAGTATGGGAAAGGGCCAAGTGTGGATCAATGGACAGAGCATAGGAAGATATTGGATGGCCTATGCAAAGGGTGATTGCAGTACTTGCAGCTACGCTGGGACATTCAGGCCCACAAAGTGCCAACTTGGTTGTGGGCAACCAACTCAAAGATG GTATCATGTTCCAAGGTCTTGGTTAAAGCCAACCAGAAATTTGTTGATAGTTTTTGAGGAACTTGGTGGGGATGCATCAAAGATTTCTCTTGTGCGGAGATCAGTGACAAGTGTTTGTGCTGATTCATATGAGCACCACCCAACCATTGATAACTATAGTGTTGAGGGCCATGGTGAAtcaaatatgatgcatcaggcCAAGGTTCACTTGCAGTGTGCAACAGGGCAGTCCATATCAACTATTAAGTTTGCAAGCTTTGGCACTCCTTCTGGAACTTGTGGAAGTTTCCAAAAGGGAACTTGTCATGCACCAAACTCCCTTGAAGTTTTAGAGAAG AAATGCGTAGGGCAGGAGAGTTGCATGGTTACCATGTCCGATACTAAATTTGGGGCAGATCCTTGCCCCAACGTGTTGAAGCGATTATCAGTCGAAGCTAATTGTTCTTCAGTGAGTACAACCACTGAAATCAATTCAAGGAGATGA
- the LOC122314671 gene encoding jacalin-related lectin 3 isoform X1, translating to MSLGAASAKRPISVGPWGGQQGLAWDDGFYSTVRQVVITHGAGIDCIQIEYDDKGTSIWSGRHGGNGGNRTDKIKLDYPDEFLTSIRGYYGGLNDWGPVFIRSLTLESNKKTYGPFGFEQGTYFSFPMTGGRIVGFHGKSNWYLDSIGAYLKPIEKQYLSKALSHSQKYLANGTEKAGYSVIQTTEEESFDVYAVAVRPKDEFGNPLKKQVSDLEKSGVGTMEKLHSFQMPGLVPSKVDGNGVVTYGPWGGTGGTMFDDRMYTGIKRINLSRNMVGIVWIRVLYDRDGDAIWGSKHGGNGGYKNEKLVFDYPSEILTHIVGFYGPVMYMGPNVIKSLTFYTNKRTYGPYGEEQGASFTTKLKEGKIVGIHGREGLFVDALGVHVIEGKVMPSNPSPSNAITSAEPPIAEIAGGVIKEPAPCGPGPWGGDGGRPWDDGVFSGIKQIYLTRSSEAICSIQIEYDRNGQSVWSIKHGGNGGTSTHRLQLEYPHEVLTCVSGYYGYISRDERPKVVRSLTLYTSRGRYGPYGEEVGTYFTSTKTEGKVVGFHGRSSYYLDAIGVHMQHWLGSQKPAAKSSLFKLIDSLF from the exons ATG AGTTTGGGGGCAGCTTCAGCTAAGAGACCCATATCAGTTGGGCCGTGGGGAGGTCAGCAAGGGTTAGCTTGGGACGATGGATTTTACTCAACAGTGAGGCAAGTGGTGATAACACACGGAGCGGGCATCGACTGCATCCAGATTGAATACGATGACAAAGGAACCTCAATTTGGTCAGGAAGGCATGGTGGAAATGGAGGCAACAGAACAGACAAG ATCAAGCTTGATTACCCGGACGAGTTCCTAACTTCAATCCGTGGATACTATGGTGGCTTAAACGACTGGGGACCGGTCTTTATTCGATCGCTTACTTTGGAGAGCAACAAGAAAACATATGGACCATTTGGTTTCGAACAAGGAACCTATTTCTCATTCCCAATGACTGGGGGCAGGATTGTTGGGTTCCATGGAAAGAGTAATTGGTATCTTGATTCGATCGGAGCTTATTTGAAACCGATTGAAAAACAATACCTCTCCAAAGCTTTGTCTCATTCGCAAAAGTATCTTGCTAATGGGACTGAGAAGGCTGGCTACTCTGTAATACAAACGactgaagaagaaagctttgaTGTATATGCTGTTGCAGTAAGACCAAAGGATGAATTCGGCAACCCTCTAAAGAAACAAGTCAGTGATCTAGAAAAGAGTGGTGTTGGAACCATGGAAAAG CTTCATTCATTTCAGATGCCTGGTTTAGTGCCCTCCAAAGTTGATGGCAATGGCGTGGTGACCTATGGGCCTTGGGGCGGTACTGGTGGGACTATGTTTGACGATAGAATGTATACGGGCATTAAACGAATAAATTTGTCCCGCAATATGGTTGGAATTGTATGGATAAGAGTTTTGTATGATCGGGATGGGGATGCCATTTGGGGAAGCAAACATGGAGGCAATGGAGGgtataaaaatgaaaag TTAGTCTTCGATTATCCGTCAGAAATCTTGACGCATATAGTTGGCTTCTATGGTCCTGTAATGTACATGGGGCCTAATGTTATAAAGTCGCTCACTTTCTATACAAATAAGAGAACGTATGGGCCATATGGAGAAGAACAAGGAGCCAGTTTCACCACCAAACTGAAGGAGGGAAAGATTGTCGGAATCCATGGAAGAGAGGGTTTATTCGTAGATGCACTGGGTGTACATGTTATAGAAGGGAAAGTAATGCCTTCGAATCCTTCTCCTTCCAATGCAATCACGTCTGCCGAACCCCCCATTGCAGAG ATTGCTGGTGGTGTGATAAAGGAACCAGCTCCATGTGGACCAGGTCCATGGGGTGGGGATGGAGGAAGACCATGGGATGATGGAGTTTTTTCTGGGATCAAGCAGATATATTTGACAAGATCATCAGAAGCCATTTGCTCGATACAAATTGAGTATGACAGAAATGGACAATCTGTTTGGTCCATTAAGCATGGTGGTAACGGAGGAACCTCCACACATAGA TTGCAATTGGAGTACCCGCATGAAGTGCTGACTTGCGTATCAGGGTATTATGGTTACATCAGTAGAGACGAGAGGCCTAAAGTGGTAAGGTCACTGACGTTGTACACGAGTCGAGGTAGGTACGGTCCGTATGGGGAAGAAGTAGGAACATATTTCACGTCAACCAAGACAGAAGGCAAGGTGGTCGGTTTCCATGGGAGGAGTAGCTACTACTTGGATGCCATTGGAGTCCACATGCAACACTGGCTCGGAAGTCAGAAACCTGCAGCAAAGTCTTCTCTTTTCAAGCTGATCGATTCTTTGTTCTga
- the LOC122314671 gene encoding jacalin-related lectin 3 isoform X2, with translation MSLGAASAKRPISVGPWGGQQGLAWDDGFYSTVRQVVITHGAGIDCIQIEYDDKGTSIWSGRHGGNGGNRTDKIKLDYPDEFLTSIRGYYGGLNDWGPVFIRSLTLESNKKTYGPFGFEQGTYFSFPMTGGRIVGFHGKSNWYLDSIGAYLKPIEKQYLSKALSHSQKYLANGTEKAGYSVIQTTEEESFDVYAVAVRPKDEFGNPLKKQVSDLEKSGVGTMEKMPGLVPSKVDGNGVVTYGPWGGTGGTMFDDRMYTGIKRINLSRNMVGIVWIRVLYDRDGDAIWGSKHGGNGGYKNEKLVFDYPSEILTHIVGFYGPVMYMGPNVIKSLTFYTNKRTYGPYGEEQGASFTTKLKEGKIVGIHGREGLFVDALGVHVIEGKVMPSNPSPSNAITSAEPPIAEIAGGVIKEPAPCGPGPWGGDGGRPWDDGVFSGIKQIYLTRSSEAICSIQIEYDRNGQSVWSIKHGGNGGTSTHRLQLEYPHEVLTCVSGYYGYISRDERPKVVRSLTLYTSRGRYGPYGEEVGTYFTSTKTEGKVVGFHGRSSYYLDAIGVHMQHWLGSQKPAAKSSLFKLIDSLF, from the exons ATG AGTTTGGGGGCAGCTTCAGCTAAGAGACCCATATCAGTTGGGCCGTGGGGAGGTCAGCAAGGGTTAGCTTGGGACGATGGATTTTACTCAACAGTGAGGCAAGTGGTGATAACACACGGAGCGGGCATCGACTGCATCCAGATTGAATACGATGACAAAGGAACCTCAATTTGGTCAGGAAGGCATGGTGGAAATGGAGGCAACAGAACAGACAAG ATCAAGCTTGATTACCCGGACGAGTTCCTAACTTCAATCCGTGGATACTATGGTGGCTTAAACGACTGGGGACCGGTCTTTATTCGATCGCTTACTTTGGAGAGCAACAAGAAAACATATGGACCATTTGGTTTCGAACAAGGAACCTATTTCTCATTCCCAATGACTGGGGGCAGGATTGTTGGGTTCCATGGAAAGAGTAATTGGTATCTTGATTCGATCGGAGCTTATTTGAAACCGATTGAAAAACAATACCTCTCCAAAGCTTTGTCTCATTCGCAAAAGTATCTTGCTAATGGGACTGAGAAGGCTGGCTACTCTGTAATACAAACGactgaagaagaaagctttgaTGTATATGCTGTTGCAGTAAGACCAAAGGATGAATTCGGCAACCCTCTAAAGAAACAAGTCAGTGATCTAGAAAAGAGTGGTGTTGGAACCATGGAAAAG ATGCCTGGTTTAGTGCCCTCCAAAGTTGATGGCAATGGCGTGGTGACCTATGGGCCTTGGGGCGGTACTGGTGGGACTATGTTTGACGATAGAATGTATACGGGCATTAAACGAATAAATTTGTCCCGCAATATGGTTGGAATTGTATGGATAAGAGTTTTGTATGATCGGGATGGGGATGCCATTTGGGGAAGCAAACATGGAGGCAATGGAGGgtataaaaatgaaaag TTAGTCTTCGATTATCCGTCAGAAATCTTGACGCATATAGTTGGCTTCTATGGTCCTGTAATGTACATGGGGCCTAATGTTATAAAGTCGCTCACTTTCTATACAAATAAGAGAACGTATGGGCCATATGGAGAAGAACAAGGAGCCAGTTTCACCACCAAACTGAAGGAGGGAAAGATTGTCGGAATCCATGGAAGAGAGGGTTTATTCGTAGATGCACTGGGTGTACATGTTATAGAAGGGAAAGTAATGCCTTCGAATCCTTCTCCTTCCAATGCAATCACGTCTGCCGAACCCCCCATTGCAGAG ATTGCTGGTGGTGTGATAAAGGAACCAGCTCCATGTGGACCAGGTCCATGGGGTGGGGATGGAGGAAGACCATGGGATGATGGAGTTTTTTCTGGGATCAAGCAGATATATTTGACAAGATCATCAGAAGCCATTTGCTCGATACAAATTGAGTATGACAGAAATGGACAATCTGTTTGGTCCATTAAGCATGGTGGTAACGGAGGAACCTCCACACATAGA TTGCAATTGGAGTACCCGCATGAAGTGCTGACTTGCGTATCAGGGTATTATGGTTACATCAGTAGAGACGAGAGGCCTAAAGTGGTAAGGTCACTGACGTTGTACACGAGTCGAGGTAGGTACGGTCCGTATGGGGAAGAAGTAGGAACATATTTCACGTCAACCAAGACAGAAGGCAAGGTGGTCGGTTTCCATGGGAGGAGTAGCTACTACTTGGATGCCATTGGAGTCCACATGCAACACTGGCTCGGAAGTCAGAAACCTGCAGCAAAGTCTTCTCTTTTCAAGCTGATCGATTCTTTGTTCTga